Proteins encoded by one window of Nocardia goodfellowii:
- a CDS encoding MogA/MoaB family molybdenum cofactor biosynthesis protein, with translation MSPSDLSAVANSAVEQATAGATVSSMEIDAPVAGRALVVVVDDRTAHGGVDSLGPLVTELLTEAGFLVDASVSVQADEVEIRNALNTAVIGGVDLVISVGGTGMSPRDVTPEATAQVLDRELLGISEALRASGRVAGSLDAGLSRGLAGISGSTLVVNLPGTRAAVRDGMATLGPLASKAIGELSGLAE, from the coding sequence ATGTCTCCTTCGGACCTCAGTGCTGTTGCCAACTCAGCCGTCGAACAGGCCACGGCAGGCGCTACGGTGAGCAGCATGGAAATCGATGCTCCTGTGGCGGGGCGTGCACTGGTGGTGGTCGTCGACGATCGAACGGCGCATGGAGGTGTGGACTCGCTCGGACCGCTGGTCACCGAGCTGCTCACCGAGGCGGGTTTCCTAGTCGACGCATCGGTTTCGGTGCAGGCCGACGAGGTGGAAATTCGTAATGCGCTGAACACCGCGGTGATCGGCGGTGTCGACCTGGTCATCTCGGTGGGCGGCACCGGAATGTCGCCGCGCGATGTCACCCCCGAAGCCACCGCCCAGGTGCTCGATCGTGAGCTGCTCGGCATCAGTGAGGCGCTGCGTGCCTCCGGCCGGGTTGCGGGCTCGCTGGACGCCGGCCTGTCGCGCGGGCTCGCCGGTATTTCCGGCAGCACCCTGGTCGTGAATCTGCCGGGCACTCGCGCCGCCGTCCGGGACGGCATGGCAACTCTCGGGCCGCTCGCCAGTAAGGCGATCGGCGAACTTTCCGGATTGGCCGAATAA
- a CDS encoding 5-formyltetrahydrofolate cyclo-ligase: MEMPGETDKHAWRSKILRQRSAQPATEHADEARLLAKTTGKLAVNGWVCAYVPVRGEPGSREMLDALCVGGSRVLLPVTGPPGPLRWAEYTGPDSLQPARFGLLEPTGAALGVEAVGLAELILVPALAVDLRGVRLGRGAGYYDRTLAAARPEARLIAVVRDDELVPRLPEEPHDLRMGWALTPRGGLRQLGSVE; this comes from the coding sequence ATGGAGATGCCCGGTGAGACCGATAAACATGCATGGCGCTCCAAAATTCTCAGACAACGGAGTGCCCAGCCCGCCACCGAGCATGCGGACGAGGCTCGACTACTCGCGAAAACCACGGGCAAACTCGCAGTGAACGGGTGGGTTTGCGCCTATGTGCCGGTGCGCGGCGAGCCGGGTTCGCGGGAGATGCTCGATGCGCTCTGCGTCGGCGGGTCGCGTGTCCTCTTACCTGTGACGGGGCCGCCCGGTCCGCTGCGATGGGCCGAATACACCGGTCCGGACAGTTTGCAGCCCGCGCGTTTCGGCTTGCTCGAGCCGACCGGCGCGGCGCTGGGCGTCGAGGCGGTCGGGCTCGCCGAATTGATCCTGGTGCCCGCGCTCGCGGTCGATCTACGCGGTGTGCGGCTCGGGCGTGGCGCCGGCTACTACGACCGCACGCTGGCGGCGGCCCGGCCGGAAGCTCGGTTGATCGCGGTCGTGCGCGACGACGAACTGGTCCCCAGGCTCCCGGAGGAACCACATGACCTGCGTATGGGCTGGGCGCTGACGCCCCGCGGCGGGTTGCGGCAACTGGGTAGCGTGGAATGA
- the mscL gene encoding large conductance mechanosensitive channel protein MscL: protein MLKGFKDFIFRGNVLDLAVAVVIGTAFTAIVSAFTDGIIKPLLAVFGGTNELGWGFQIMSGKPATFVQLGTIVGAVIDFLLIAAVLYFVLVTPANRIMARFGSKQAAATEIALLTEIRDLLAAQRDGESGPDKSTGSGSGTTTIREV, encoded by the coding sequence ATGCTCAAGGGATTCAAAGACTTCATCTTCCGGGGCAACGTCCTCGATCTGGCTGTGGCCGTCGTGATCGGCACCGCCTTCACCGCGATCGTGAGCGCCTTCACCGACGGAATCATCAAGCCGCTGCTCGCGGTCTTCGGCGGCACCAATGAACTCGGCTGGGGCTTCCAGATCATGTCCGGTAAACCCGCCACCTTCGTTCAGCTGGGCACGATCGTGGGCGCGGTCATCGACTTCCTGCTGATCGCCGCAGTGCTCTACTTCGTCCTGGTGACTCCGGCGAACCGGATCATGGCTCGCTTCGGCTCCAAGCAGGCGGCGGCCACCGAGATCGCCCTGCTGACCGAGATCCGGGATCTGCTCGCCGCCCAGCGTGACGGCGAGAGCGGCCCGGATAAGAGCACCGGTTCGGGCTCCGGGACGACCACGATTCGCGAGGTGTAA
- a CDS encoding S1C family serine protease, which yields MTEEDKSGTSGPQPTEHIPAAHAENSGHTGWGTSAPYSQPGPYSTGSHYRAAPFPGPESGPEYAAMPGYATQSFPPHPGAPYGVQPPQPLRRPIRTGLLAGALALALVSGGIGGVVGAVVADRDGSGTSVTNALEAPRPKVNDVSNAPAGSVQAVAQKVVPSVVMIKVASNRAEGEGSGVVLSSDGLILTNNHVAAGAGANSKMEVVFSDGSTAPATMVGNDPVSDLAVIKADKTGLTPIELGNSADLQVGQPAIAIGSPLGLAGTVTTGIVSALNRPVSTSGEGSSSPNTPNPVIDAIQTDAAINPGNSGGALVDSSGKLIGINTAIASLGANEMAGQQTGSIGLGFAIPVDQARRVADQLIKTGHATYAQIGIKLRPEGDRALVLEATPDGPAAKAGIPAGAVITKLNDRPIDSGNALIAAVRSHQPGDKVKVTYTDEQGNNPKTVEVTLTGAPA from the coding sequence ATGACCGAGGAAGACAAGTCCGGCACCAGCGGTCCGCAGCCGACCGAGCACATCCCGGCGGCGCATGCCGAGAATTCAGGCCACACGGGCTGGGGCACATCCGCCCCGTATTCGCAGCCCGGCCCGTATTCCACCGGAAGCCATTATCGGGCGGCGCCGTTCCCGGGCCCGGAATCGGGACCGGAATACGCGGCGATGCCCGGATACGCGACTCAGTCCTTTCCGCCGCATCCTGGCGCACCCTACGGCGTACAACCACCGCAGCCGCTGCGGCGGCCGATCCGGACCGGCCTACTGGCCGGCGCGCTGGCGTTGGCGCTGGTCAGTGGCGGCATCGGCGGCGTGGTGGGCGCCGTGGTCGCCGATCGGGACGGCTCGGGCACGTCGGTCACCAACGCTCTGGAGGCCCCGCGACCGAAGGTCAACGACGTATCCAACGCTCCCGCCGGGTCGGTGCAGGCCGTGGCCCAGAAGGTGGTGCCCAGCGTGGTGATGATCAAGGTCGCCAGCAACCGCGCCGAGGGCGAGGGTTCGGGTGTGGTGCTGTCCTCCGACGGTCTGATCCTGACCAACAATCATGTGGCCGCCGGAGCGGGCGCCAACTCCAAGATGGAGGTCGTCTTCAGCGACGGCAGCACCGCGCCCGCCACCATGGTCGGCAACGATCCGGTCTCCGATCTGGCGGTGATCAAGGCCGATAAGACCGGCCTGACCCCGATCGAGCTCGGCAATTCCGCCGATCTGCAGGTCGGTCAGCCCGCGATCGCGATCGGATCCCCGCTCGGCTTGGCCGGCACCGTGACCACCGGCATCGTGTCCGCGTTGAACCGCCCGGTGTCCACCAGCGGCGAGGGCAGCTCCAGCCCGAATACGCCCAACCCGGTGATCGACGCGATCCAGACCGACGCCGCCATCAACCCCGGCAATTCCGGTGGTGCGCTGGTCGATTCGAGCGGCAAGCTGATCGGCATCAACACCGCCATCGCCAGCCTGGGCGCCAACGAGATGGCCGGTCAGCAGACCGGCTCCATCGGTCTCGGCTTCGCGATCCCGGTGGACCAGGCACGTCGCGTCGCCGATCAGCTGATCAAGACCGGCCACGCCACCTACGCCCAGATCGGCATCAAACTTCGTCCCGAGGGCGATCGCGCCCTGGTCCTGGAGGCGACGCCGGACGGCCCGGCGGCCAAGGCGGGCATCCCGGCGGGCGCGGTCATCACCAAGCTCAACGACCGGCCGATCGATTCCGGTAATGCCCTCATCGCGGCGGTCCGTTCACACCAGCCCGGCGACAAGGTGAAGGTCACCTACACCGATGAACAGGGTAACAATCCCAAGACCGTCGAGGTCACCCTCACCGGCGCTCCTGCGTAA
- a CDS encoding SAF domain-containing protein, which produces MKSRTDLGRENPLRAVFDNRPPWADLLLVRRMLAAALTVLAAVLFLRGDPDTHPVHVVVAERDLPPGRLLEAGDLRSAVYESGSLPTHAVRDTGALLGSTLTGAMRAGEVFTDLRVVSPRLAAVASGAADARIVPIRLADNAVAEILRAGDRVDVVGTEDGGDRPARTLARDAAVVLVSRPADRRGQPEPVVLVAMDAAHATAVAAASLRTALTVVFH; this is translated from the coding sequence ATGAAATCGCGCACCGATCTCGGCCGAGAAAACCCGCTGCGCGCGGTTTTCGACAATCGCCCGCCCTGGGCCGACCTGTTGCTGGTCCGCAGAATGCTTGCCGCCGCACTCACCGTGCTGGCGGCAGTGCTGTTTCTTCGTGGTGATCCGGATACGCACCCGGTCCACGTCGTCGTCGCCGAGCGCGACCTACCGCCCGGCCGATTGCTGGAAGCGGGCGACTTGCGCAGCGCCGTATACGAATCCGGCTCCCTCCCCACGCACGCCGTGCGCGATACCGGCGCACTACTAGGCAGTACCTTGACCGGCGCCATGCGCGCCGGTGAAGTGTTCACCGACCTGCGCGTCGTGAGTCCCCGGCTGGCCGCGGTGGCCTCCGGCGCGGCCGACGCGCGCATCGTCCCGATTCGCCTCGCCGACAACGCCGTAGCGGAAATCCTGCGGGCCGGTGATCGCGTCGATGTGGTCGGCACGGAGGACGGCGGCGATCGGCCCGCCCGCACGCTGGCCAGGGATGCGGCGGTGGTCCTGGTATCCCGTCCGGCCGACCGGCGCGGGCAGCCGGAGCCGGTGGTGCTGGTGGCCATGGACGCCGCCCACGCCACCGCCGTCGCGGCCGCATCGCTGCGCACCGCGCTCACGGTGGTCTTCCACTGA
- a CDS encoding MspA family porin, with protein MINRKNLAKVAGVGAAATIAMGLFSTGAANADTFVPLPGGEMSKTLSDGTVVTVKLVGESANINPSMGSTPLHRNAWVSGTAVVELSGSGAVGGKIYPGYVVGCQVNIDGGGVDAGAGVTFKQGGDSVTASPSADGGGNLSLGPGQATSFYVLDREVADDFGNEDHSTNNRFKGTNGSVSWADTTIGLGGCGGYAQARAFVRVKVETDNVMSYVVLWGQPFSLG; from the coding sequence ATGATCAACCGTAAGAACCTGGCGAAGGTTGCCGGTGTGGGTGCCGCCGCCACCATCGCCATGGGCCTGTTCTCCACCGGTGCGGCCAACGCGGACACCTTCGTGCCGCTGCCGGGTGGCGAAATGTCCAAGACCCTGTCCGACGGCACCGTCGTGACCGTCAAGCTGGTCGGTGAGTCGGCCAACATCAACCCGTCCATGGGCTCCACCCCGCTGCACCGCAACGCGTGGGTCTCCGGCACCGCGGTCGTCGAGCTCTCGGGCTCCGGCGCCGTCGGCGGCAAGATCTACCCGGGCTACGTCGTCGGCTGCCAGGTCAATATCGACGGCGGCGGCGTGGACGCGGGCGCCGGCGTCACGTTCAAGCAGGGCGGTGACTCGGTCACGGCCAGTCCTTCCGCCGACGGCGGGGGCAACCTGTCGCTCGGCCCCGGCCAGGCGACGTCGTTCTACGTGCTCGACCGCGAAGTTGCGGATGACTTCGGCAACGAGGATCACTCCACCAACAACCGCTTCAAGGGCACCAACGGCTCGGTGTCCTGGGCTGATACGACCATCGGCCTCGGCGGCTGTGGCGGCTACGCGCAGGCTCGCGCCTTCGTGCGCGTCAAGGTCGAGACCGACAACGTGATGTCCTACGTTGTGCTCTGGGGCCAGCCCTTCAGCCTCGGCTGA
- a CDS encoding ATP-binding protein: MEAAPRSWQAIFSNWSVARKVAIALLPPVILAMSFAVLRVDNHLDGMEQVRAASEYNAATHQIIEFAGASTELAVTAVNTQSADPADPRIGKANTRFDRAVADLETALRLPQTDPVLLVDMNSAIAAAKVLRDKSRATPPTELSTQLDAILGYVDKALASSDGMASTYNNAQRYMLQTSSIMVARRAFAQQQMLIGMMTSGKNTAPQQEQLAARILTAAGSEMALIQVYDQIMPTDAPYQSPLLGGAMARMAAVADPTRAADLVESMRTSLATYDLAATDRARAVERVLSEALTTARQDAMRDTSIIIGTLLAGLALALWVAQALVMSIRRLRHDVLDTAHVRLPEELAIVYSGGSTPQITPVGVTGRDEIGQLARAVDEMHEQALNLAALRLQIGKMFETLSRRSQSLVEQQLTLIEELERNEEDPIRLQSMFRLDHLATRMRRNGDNLLVLAGTPLRRGHLEPVGLGDMLWSAISQVEDYQRAEIGSVPNGIVPGAAAVDIEHLLAELIDNALRYSPPDRRVGVGVARTVDGGYLIEIIDRGLGMSDEDLAAANNRLASGGQVNFETARRMGLFVVSNLSARHGIQVSLRRTASTASIADNAGITAAVHLPARLVSLPESDHPTAPVLPLSHTSSPRLQPVPDPEPAETPAPQLTAYGLPRRLPLPPEAEPEAEAAPEISAPAGYESRFTLDAVPRHIEPVTDPAPSVPLRPDTEPATDPAPSVPLRPVADEPESTFGPPIFEPVAAEPDEGGGAAPIYQRMVSEWLVDSAASDSAGTQWSSPADSGWQAAAQASTPASSGRTRGGLPIRRPGAQLVPGSVDPSAESGIRDPEEIRENLTRHLNGVFSGRRAADAKHEHGEFV; this comes from the coding sequence ATGGAAGCTGCACCGCGATCCTGGCAGGCGATTTTCTCCAACTGGTCGGTAGCCCGCAAGGTCGCCATCGCGCTCCTCCCACCGGTGATCCTGGCCATGTCGTTCGCGGTGTTGCGCGTCGACAATCACCTGGACGGCATGGAGCAGGTGCGCGCGGCCAGCGAATACAACGCCGCCACCCACCAGATCATCGAATTCGCCGGTGCCAGTACCGAACTGGCCGTGACCGCGGTCAACACCCAGAGCGCCGACCCGGCCGACCCGCGCATCGGCAAAGCCAACACCCGGTTCGACCGGGCGGTCGCCGACCTGGAAACGGCGCTGCGCCTGCCGCAAACCGACCCCGTGCTGCTGGTCGACATGAACTCGGCGATCGCCGCGGCGAAGGTGCTGCGCGACAAATCGCGTGCTACCCCGCCCACCGAATTGAGCACCCAGCTCGACGCCATCCTCGGCTACGTCGACAAGGCGCTCGCGTCCTCCGACGGCATGGCCTCCACCTACAACAACGCGCAGCGCTACATGCTGCAGACCAGTTCGATCATGGTCGCGCGCCGGGCCTTCGCCCAGCAGCAGATGCTCATCGGGATGATGACCTCGGGCAAGAACACCGCCCCGCAGCAGGAGCAACTGGCCGCCCGGATCCTGACCGCGGCCGGCTCGGAGATGGCGCTGATCCAGGTCTACGACCAGATCATGCCGACCGACGCCCCCTACCAGAGCCCACTGCTGGGCGGTGCGATGGCTCGCATGGCCGCAGTCGCCGATCCGACCCGGGCCGCCGACCTGGTCGAATCCATGCGCACCAGCCTCGCCACCTACGATCTGGCCGCGACCGACCGGGCGCGTGCGGTCGAACGGGTCCTCAGCGAGGCGCTGACCACCGCGCGCCAGGACGCGATGCGCGACACCTCGATCATCATCGGCACCCTGCTCGCCGGCTTGGCGCTGGCGCTGTGGGTGGCCCAGGCGCTGGTCATGTCGATTCGGCGGTTGCGCCACGACGTCCTCGACACCGCGCACGTCCGGCTCCCGGAGGAGCTGGCCATCGTCTACTCCGGCGGCAGCACCCCGCAGATCACCCCGGTCGGGGTCACCGGCCGCGACGAGATCGGCCAGCTCGCCCGCGCCGTCGACGAAATGCACGAGCAGGCCCTCAATCTCGCGGCGCTGCGACTACAGATCGGCAAGATGTTCGAGACGCTGTCGCGCCGCAGTCAGTCGCTGGTGGAACAGCAGCTGACGCTGATCGAGGAACTCGAGCGCAACGAGGAAGACCCGATCCGGCTGCAGAGCATGTTCCGGCTCGACCATCTCGCCACCCGGATGCGCCGCAACGGCGACAACCTGCTGGTGCTGGCCGGCACGCCACTGCGCCGCGGTCACCTGGAGCCGGTCGGCCTCGGCGACATGCTCTGGAGCGCCATCTCCCAAGTGGAGGACTATCAGCGGGCCGAAATCGGTTCGGTGCCGAACGGTATCGTGCCCGGCGCGGCGGCGGTCGACATCGAGCACCTGCTCGCCGAGCTGATCGACAACGCGCTGCGGTATTCGCCGCCGGACCGCCGGGTCGGCGTCGGCGTGGCCCGCACCGTGGACGGCGGCTACCTGATCGAGATCATCGACCGCGGGCTCGGCATGTCCGACGAGGACCTGGCGGCCGCCAACAACCGCCTCGCCTCGGGCGGTCAGGTCAACTTCGAAACCGCCCGCCGGATGGGCCTTTTCGTGGTCAGCAATCTCTCGGCGCGGCACGGCATCCAGGTCAGCCTGCGCCGCACCGCCTCGACCGCCTCCATCGCCGACAACGCCGGGATCACCGCCGCGGTGCATCTGCCCGCGCGCCTGGTCTCGCTGCCGGAGTCCGACCACCCGACCGCGCCCGTCCTGCCGCTGTCGCACACCTCCTCGCCGCGCCTGCAACCGGTGCCCGATCCCGAACCGGCCGAGACGCCCGCACCTCAGCTCACCGCGTACGGTCTGCCGCGCCGGCTGCCGCTGCCGCCGGAAGCCGAGCCGGAAGCCGAGGCCGCCCCGGAGATCTCGGCCCCGGCCGGGTACGAGTCCCGCTTCACCCTCGACGCGGTGCCGCGCCACATCGAACCGGTGACCGATCCGGCTCCGTCCGTGCCGCTGCGCCCGGACACCGAACCGGCGACCGACCCCGCTCCGTCCGTGCCGCTGCGCCCGGTCGCCGACGAGCCCGAAAGCACCTTCGGCCCACCGATTTTCGAACCGGTCGCCGCGGAACCGGACGAGGGCGGCGGCGCCGCGCCGATCTACCAGCGCATGGTCTCGGAGTGGCTGGTGGATTCGGCCGCGTCGGATTCCGCGGGCACCCAATGGAGTTCGCCCGCCGACTCCGGCTGGCAGGCGGCAGCCCAGGCCAGCACCCCGGCATCCTCCGGCCGGACCCGCGGCGGTCTGCCGATCCGGCGGCCCGGCGCGCAATTGGTCCCCGGCAGCGTCGATCCGAGCGCCGAGTCCGGGATCCGGGACCCGGAAGAGATCCGCGAGAACCTGACCCGTCACCTGAACGGCGTCTTCAGTGGCCGCCGCGCCGCCGACGCCAAACACGAACATGGGGAATTTGTATGA
- a CDS encoding FmdB family zinc ribbon protein: protein MPTYSYACTQCDNRFDIVQSFSDDALTVCPECSGKLRKLFNSVGIVFKGSGFYRTDSRGGASTASEPAKSDNGSSKSTESSSSSSDGAASSSTTSPAAAAS, encoded by the coding sequence GTGCCAACTTATTCGTACGCGTGCACCCAGTGTGACAACCGCTTCGACATCGTTCAGTCCTTCAGCGACGACGCCCTGACCGTCTGCCCCGAATGCTCGGGCAAACTGCGCAAGCTGTTCAACTCGGTCGGCATCGTCTTCAAGGGCAGCGGCTTCTACCGCACCGACAGCCGCGGCGGCGCGTCCACCGCGAGCGAGCCCGCGAAGTCGGACAACGGGTCGAGCAAGAGCACCGAATCGAGCTCTTCGTCGAGCGACGGCGCCGCCAGCAGCTCCACCACCAGCCCCGCGGCCGCCGCCAGCTGA
- a CDS encoding response regulator transcription factor yields the protein MRILVVDDDRAVRESLRRSLTFNGYTVDLAVDGVDALEKANAQRPDALVLDVMMPRMDGLEVCRRLRSTGDDLPILVLTARDSVSERVAGLDAGADDYLPKPFALEELLARLRALLRRRATDPDDASEAMRFADLSLDPVTREVWRDSRSISLTRTEFSLLEMLMANPRRVLTRSRILEEVWGYDFPTSGNALEVYIGYLRRKTEAEGEPRLIHTVRGVGYVLRETPP from the coding sequence ATGCGCATTCTGGTAGTCGACGACGATCGCGCCGTCCGGGAATCGCTGCGCCGATCGCTGACCTTCAACGGGTACACCGTCGACCTCGCCGTGGATGGCGTCGATGCCCTGGAGAAGGCCAACGCGCAGCGACCCGACGCCCTCGTCCTCGATGTGATGATGCCGCGCATGGACGGCCTGGAAGTGTGCCGTCGTCTGCGCAGCACCGGTGACGACCTGCCGATTCTGGTACTGACCGCCCGGGATTCGGTCTCCGAGCGGGTCGCCGGCTTGGACGCGGGCGCCGACGACTATCTGCCCAAGCCGTTCGCGCTGGAGGAATTGCTGGCCCGGCTGCGCGCGCTGCTGCGCCGTCGCGCCACCGACCCGGACGACGCCTCGGAGGCCATGCGGTTCGCTGACCTGTCGCTGGACCCGGTCACCCGGGAGGTCTGGCGTGACAGCCGCTCGATCAGCCTCACGCGCACCGAGTTCTCGTTGCTGGAGATGTTGATGGCCAATCCGCGCCGGGTGCTGACCCGCAGCCGGATCCTGGAGGAGGTCTGGGGCTACGACTTCCCGACCTCCGGCAACGCGCTCGAGGTCTATATCGGCTACCTGCGCCGCAAAACCGAGGCCGAGGGCGAACCGCGGTTGATCCACACCGTGCGCGGCGTCGGCTACGTGCTGCGCGAGACCCCTCCGTAG
- a CDS encoding MspA family porin, with amino-acid sequence MSENRTNGLRRSARAAGVAGAAAAVAMGLFSTGAANADVFVPLPDGQKVGPGVTITRTGEHAVVSPSLAANGAGRVVWVSGNATADVTATPEGTAGPWNGPANNPGTNNSSTHGQSQINTGYIIGCQVSISDDAISVGGGASIDMSSLGLSGSLGLSLGPGEVKWVAVELKDIPKAGVYSVEYQDVEMQIQGCAGYAQARSYTVVEIIGDHYSKTTLYGQPFSIG; translated from the coding sequence ATGAGCGAGAACCGCACCAACGGTCTGCGTCGCAGTGCCCGCGCTGCCGGCGTGGCCGGTGCTGCCGCGGCCGTTGCCATGGGTCTGTTTTCGACCGGGGCCGCCAATGCCGATGTCTTCGTGCCGTTGCCGGACGGTCAGAAGGTCGGTCCGGGCGTGACCATCACCCGCACGGGTGAGCATGCCGTTGTTTCGCCGTCGCTGGCCGCCAACGGCGCCGGGCGCGTCGTCTGGGTCTCGGGCAACGCGACCGCCGACGTGACCGCTACTCCGGAGGGCACCGCCGGTCCGTGGAACGGCCCGGCCAACAACCCCGGCACCAACAACTCCTCGACCCACGGTCAGTCGCAGATCAACACCGGATACATCATCGGTTGCCAGGTCAGCATCTCCGACGACGCGATCAGCGTCGGTGGTGGCGCCTCCATCGACATGAGCAGCCTCGGCCTCAGCGGTTCCTTGGGTCTGTCCCTCGGCCCCGGCGAGGTCAAGTGGGTCGCGGTCGAACTGAAGGACATTCCCAAGGCGGGCGTGTACTCCGTGGAGTACCAGGACGTCGAGATGCAGATCCAGGGTTGCGCGGGCTACGCCCAGGCGCGCTCCTACACCGTGGTCGAGATCATCGGCGATCACTACTCGAAGACCACCCTGTACGGCCAGCCGTTCAGCATTGGCTGA
- a CDS encoding HAMP domain-containing sensor histidine kinase — MARSLPRRPVVAPLGQHDPEMRPPMPLTRSVSLRWRVTLLAASVVAIAVAVTSIAAYAMVERALYNDVDSQLEARAETMINNNFENLGFQSIVLAGLFSNDVGVALIFADHKPYMPPQQTIPPVGSQELAVADGKLPSSLRTVHNQRVLAMPTNSGATLIISQRLEPTREVLDRLAWLLFVVGGCGVVLAAAAGTAVGRTGLRPIARLTSATERIARTDDLTPIPVTGDDELARLTESFNTMLRALAESRDRQRRLVADAGHELKTPLTSLRTNMELLIASSRPGAPSIPEEDMAELRADVVAQIEELSQLVGDLVDLAREDAPETVYDRIDLGEVTERALERARRRRGSIEFVAELRPWFMYGHEAGLERAVLNVLDNAAKWSPAGAQVHVAMRETGRGLLELSVDDAGPGIPAPERELVFERFYRTTAARSMPGSGLGLAIVKQVVTKHGGTITIDTSDRGGAQIRIVLPGEGAAPGVLPEMDDAAADL, encoded by the coding sequence ATGGCACGCAGTCTTCCCCGGCGCCCGGTGGTCGCCCCCCTCGGTCAGCACGACCCCGAGATGCGCCCGCCGATGCCGCTGACCCGGTCGGTGTCGTTGCGGTGGCGAGTGACCCTGCTGGCCGCCTCGGTGGTGGCTATCGCGGTGGCCGTCACCTCCATCGCCGCCTACGCGATGGTGGAGCGCGCTCTCTACAACGATGTCGACTCACAGCTCGAGGCGCGCGCCGAGACGATGATCAACAACAACTTCGAGAATCTCGGCTTCCAGTCGATCGTGCTGGCGGGTTTGTTCTCCAATGACGTCGGCGTGGCACTGATTTTCGCGGACCACAAACCGTATATGCCACCGCAGCAGACAATTCCGCCCGTCGGCAGTCAGGAACTCGCGGTCGCCGACGGCAAACTGCCGTCCTCACTGCGCACGGTGCACAACCAACGCGTACTCGCCATGCCGACCAATTCCGGCGCGACCCTGATCATTTCGCAGCGCCTGGAGCCGACCCGCGAGGTGCTCGACCGGCTGGCCTGGCTGCTGTTCGTGGTCGGCGGGTGCGGTGTCGTACTCGCCGCGGCCGCCGGAACCGCGGTGGGTCGCACCGGGTTACGGCCCATCGCCAGGCTCACCTCGGCCACCGAGCGCATCGCCCGCACCGACGACCTGACCCCCATCCCGGTCACCGGCGATGACGAATTGGCCCGGCTCACCGAGAGTTTCAACACCATGCTGCGCGCGCTCGCGGAATCCCGGGACCGGCAGCGCCGCTTGGTCGCCGACGCCGGGCACGAGCTGAAGACGCCGCTCACCTCCCTGCGCACCAATATGGAATTGCTCATCGCATCCAGCCGGCCGGGTGCGCCGAGCATCCCCGAGGAGGACATGGCGGAGCTGCGCGCGGACGTCGTCGCCCAGATCGAGGAACTGTCCCAGCTGGTCGGCGACTTGGTCGACCTGGCCCGCGAGGACGCCCCCGAAACCGTCTACGACCGTATCGATCTCGGCGAGGTGACCGAGCGCGCGCTGGAACGGGCGCGGCGGCGGCGCGGCTCGATCGAGTTCGTGGCCGAACTGCGCCCGTGGTTCATGTACGGCCACGAGGCGGGGCTGGAACGCGCGGTACTCAACGTGCTCGACAATGCCGCGAAATGGAGTCCGGCCGGCGCGCAGGTGCACGTAGCCATGCGCGAGACCGGTCGCGGACTATTGGAACTCTCCGTCGACGACGCCGGCCCCGGAATTCCGGCCCCGGAACGCGAGCTGGTTTTCGAACGGTTCTACCGGACCACCGCCGCGCGATCCATGCCCGGCTCAGGTCTCGGATTGGCCATCGTCAAACAAGTCGTGACCAAACACGGCGGCACCATCACCATCGACACTTCCGACCGGGGCGGTGCCCAGATCCGTATTGTGTTACCTGGTGAGGGCGCTGCGCCCGGTGTGCTGCCGGAAATGGACGACGCCGCCGCGGACCTCTGA